From a region of the Myroides sp. JBRI-B21084 genome:
- a CDS encoding ATP-binding protein, with translation MKIKTKLISGVGLLFTIILLLSVISIFFIYKLKNDTKNILVANYNTLEYSRNMISSLELINEGDNTFSEFEKNLIKQQENITEIGEKKLTDKITIQFYELKTNPKNSKLKSSIRKNITEVMSLNMKAIERKSDTANKTAETAIMIISIMGAICFLTAFILLINLPGNIANPIKELTESIKQIANQNYKERVKFEKNNEFGELAKSFNTMAEKLEEYSESKLDKIIKSKKRIEALINNMHDPVIGLDENKTVLFANNEALKIAGLKLENLLGKPIQDIAIYNDLIRDLCQDIVLPQKNQTNKNTIKIFADNKESYFEKEIVEINITPTGENKSQFIGQVIMLKNITLFKELDFAKTNFIATVSHEFKTPIASIQMSLDLLKNNQIGMLNEEQLHLINSIDDDSKRLLKITGELLNMTQLESGKIQLKKSFINPVEIVNYAIDANKIQAEQKNIQLVTDYADNLPQIEADLEKTVWVVTNLISNAIRYSYENSKINISIAVSNNQIIFSVQDSGQGIPNEYKEKVFNRYFRVPGTKKGGTGLGLAISKEFIEAQGGTISVESELGLGSTFIVKFTV, from the coding sequence ATGAAAATCAAAACAAAACTTATTTCTGGTGTTGGGTTATTATTCACGATTATACTTCTTTTATCTGTGATAAGTATCTTTTTTATATATAAATTGAAGAATGACACAAAGAATATTTTAGTGGCTAATTATAACACGCTTGAATATTCAAGAAATATGATTTCATCACTTGAATTAATTAACGAAGGAGATAATACATTTTCAGAATTTGAAAAAAATCTAATTAAACAGCAAGAAAACATAACAGAGATTGGCGAAAAAAAATTAACCGATAAAATTACCATTCAATTTTATGAACTAAAAACAAACCCAAAAAATTCTAAACTCAAGTCATCAATTAGAAAAAATATTACAGAAGTCATGAGTTTAAATATGAAGGCTATTGAAAGGAAAAGTGATACTGCAAATAAAACTGCTGAAACAGCAATTATGATAATTTCAATAATGGGTGCTATTTGTTTTTTAACCGCATTTATATTACTAATTAATCTACCCGGAAACATTGCAAACCCAATAAAAGAATTAACAGAAAGTATTAAGCAAATTGCTAATCAAAATTATAAAGAACGTGTTAAGTTTGAAAAAAACAACGAGTTTGGTGAATTAGCTAAATCATTCAATACAATGGCTGAAAAACTAGAAGAGTATTCTGAAAGTAAATTAGACAAGATTATTAAAAGTAAAAAAAGAATAGAAGCTTTAATTAATAATATGCACGATCCTGTAATTGGATTAGATGAAAACAAGACTGTGTTATTTGCTAATAATGAAGCATTAAAAATAGCTGGATTAAAACTCGAAAATTTATTAGGAAAACCAATTCAGGATATAGCAATTTATAATGATTTAATTAGAGATTTATGTCAAGATATAGTTTTACCGCAAAAGAATCAAACGAATAAGAATACCATTAAAATATTTGCGGATAACAAAGAAAGCTATTTTGAAAAAGAAATTGTAGAAATTAACATTACGCCCACGGGAGAAAATAAATCACAATTTATTGGACAAGTAATAATGCTTAAAAACATAACTCTATTCAAAGAATTAGATTTTGCAAAAACAAATTTCATTGCTACTGTTTCTCATGAATTTAAAACCCCTATTGCTTCAATTCAAATGAGTTTAGATTTATTAAAAAACAATCAAATAGGAATGCTAAATGAAGAACAGTTACATCTGATAAATAGTATAGATGATGATTCAAAACGATTGTTAAAAATTACTGGTGAATTGCTAAATATGACGCAATTAGAAAGTGGTAAAATTCAATTAAAGAAAAGTTTTATAAATCCAGTAGAAATAGTCAATTATGCAATAGATGCAAATAAAATTCAAGCGGAACAAAAAAACATTCAGTTAGTAACAGATTACGCTGATAATTTACCTCAAATAGAAGCAGATTTAGAAAAAACCGTATGGGTAGTTACAAATTTAATTTCAAATGCAATTCGGTATTCATATGAAAATTCAAAAATTAACATTAGTATCGCTGTTTCTAACAATCAAATCATTTTTTCTGTACAAGATAGCGGTCAAGGAATTCCAAATGAATATAAAGAAAAAGTTTTTAATCGTTATTTTAGAGTTCCTGGCACGAAAAAAGGAGGCACTGGTTTGGGTCTAGCAATTAGTAAAGAATTTATTGAAGCACAGGGAGGCACCATTTCGGTTGAAAGTGAATTAGGTTTAGGAAGTACATTTATTGTAAAGTTTACGGTTTAA
- a CDS encoding sensor protein KdpD, whose amino-acid sequence MEEQKKSAEQFLELIKKSRRGKFKVYIGMSAGVGKSYRMLQEAHSLLKSGIDVKIGYIETHNRKETHDLLEGLPIIPRRKIYYKGKELEEMDVQAIISLRPEVVIVDELAHTNVEGSKNEKRWQDVFEILDAGINVISAINIQHIESLNEEIKNITNIEVKERVPDNVLAQADEVVNIDLTSDELITRLKEGKIYSSDKIVTALSNFFQEDNILQLRELALREVASQVNRKVETEIIKPHTIKHERFLACISSNEKTAKTVIRKSARLANYYHSKWYVLYVQTPAEDANKIPLDKQRHLINHFKLATELGAEIIKVQDKSITSAILQQVEERKITTVCVGRPHFNLWKIILSTNTFNTLLKKLSTNSIDLIILS is encoded by the coding sequence ATGGAAGAGCAAAAAAAATCTGCAGAACAATTTTTAGAATTGATTAAAAAATCCAGACGAGGAAAATTTAAAGTATATATAGGAATGAGTGCTGGAGTGGGAAAATCCTATCGTATGCTTCAAGAAGCACATTCACTACTCAAAAGTGGTATTGATGTTAAAATTGGTTATATAGAAACACATAACCGAAAAGAAACACATGATTTATTAGAAGGCTTACCTATTATACCTAGAAGAAAAATTTACTACAAAGGAAAAGAATTAGAAGAAATGGATGTTCAAGCTATTATTAGCTTACGTCCAGAAGTTGTTATTGTTGATGAATTAGCGCATACAAATGTTGAAGGCAGTAAAAATGAAAAAAGATGGCAAGATGTATTTGAAATTTTAGATGCTGGAATTAATGTAATTTCTGCAATTAATATACAACATATAGAAAGTTTAAATGAAGAAATTAAAAACATTACTAACATAGAGGTAAAAGAAAGAGTTCCTGATAATGTTTTAGCACAAGCAGATGAAGTTGTAAATATTGATTTAACCTCAGACGAGTTAATAACAAGATTAAAAGAAGGAAAAATATATTCATCCGATAAGATCGTTACTGCTTTATCAAATTTCTTTCAGGAAGATAATATTCTACAATTAAGAGAATTAGCATTAAGAGAAGTTGCCTCGCAGGTAAATAGAAAAGTAGAAACCGAAATCATTAAACCGCATACAATAAAACACGAACGATTTCTAGCATGTATAAGCAGTAATGAAAAAACGGCAAAAACAGTAATTAGAAAATCAGCACGTTTAGCTAATTATTATCACAGCAAATGGTATGTTTTATATGTTCAAACACCTGCTGAGGATGCGAATAAAATTCCTCTCGACAAACAACGTCATTTAATAAATCATTTTAAACTAGCTACTGAATTAGGTGCTGAAATAATAAAAGTTCAAGACAAATCAATTACCAGTGCTATTTTGCAACAAGTAGAAGAACGAAAAATTACAACTGTTTGTGTAGGAAGACCTCATTTTAATTTATGGAAAATCATTCTTTCTACTAATACATTTAATACGCTTTTAAAAAAATTATCCACAAATAGTATTGATCTAATAATCTTATCTTAA
- a CDS encoding porin: MKKIFTASILAIGSIINVTAQEEVTETKKPLTISGYAEVYYQYDANRPLNNTRPNFVYSHNRNNEVSLNLGLIKANYEKDKLRANLAFGVGSYMNANYAAEEGVLKNIFEANVGVKLSQKHNLWLDAGIMPSHIGFESAIGADCFTLTRSMLADNSPYFETGAKLSYSTTNEKWSMAFLVLNGWQRIQRIDGNTTPAFGHQLTYKPSDKVTLNSSSFIGNDQPDANRLMRYFHNLYGQFECNDNFALIAGFDIGAQQKTKGSSDYNTWYAPVLIAKYNVSDKLSFSARGEYYQDKAGVIIATDTENGFKTFGFSLNSDYKILPNLVWRTEIKNLNSKDAIFLNQNETTAQNSFIAVTALAVSF, from the coding sequence ATGAAAAAAATTTTTACAGCTTCAATTTTAGCAATTGGAAGCATCATAAATGTAACTGCACAAGAAGAAGTTACAGAAACAAAAAAACCGTTAACAATAAGTGGTTATGCTGAAGTATATTACCAATACGATGCAAATCGCCCACTAAATAATACACGCCCAAATTTTGTTTACAGCCATAATAGAAATAATGAAGTGAGTTTAAATTTGGGTTTAATTAAAGCAAACTATGAGAAAGATAAGCTTAGAGCTAATCTTGCCTTTGGTGTTGGTTCTTATATGAATGCAAATTATGCAGCAGAAGAAGGAGTCCTAAAAAATATTTTTGAAGCTAATGTAGGTGTAAAACTTTCTCAAAAACACAACCTTTGGCTAGATGCAGGAATCATGCCTTCGCATATTGGTTTTGAAAGTGCTATTGGTGCAGATTGTTTTACCCTTACCAGAAGTATGTTAGCCGATAATTCTCCTTATTTTGAAACTGGTGCAAAATTATCATACAGTACAACAAATGAAAAATGGAGTATGGCATTTTTAGTTTTAAATGGTTGGCAAAGAATACAAAGAATTGATGGTAATACAACCCCTGCTTTTGGGCATCAACTTACGTATAAACCATCTGATAAAGTTACGTTAAACAGTAGCTCATTTATTGGCAATGATCAGCCAGATGCAAATCGTTTGATGCGCTATTTTCATAATTTATATGGTCAATTTGAATGTAACGACAACTTTGCTTTAATTGCTGGGTTTGATATTGGAGCTCAACAGAAAACAAAAGGAAGTAGTGATTACAATACTTGGTATGCTCCTGTTCTGATTGCTAAGTACAATGTGTCTGACAAATTAAGTTTTTCTGCTAGAGGTGAATATTATCAAGATAAAGCAGGTGTAATTATTGCTACTGATACAGAAAATGGCTTTAAAACTTTTGGATTCTCTCTAAACTCAGATTACAAAATTTTGCCTAATTTAGTTTGGCGTACTGAAATAAAAAATCTGAATAGTAAAGATGCTATCTTCTTAAATCAAAATGAAACAACTGCTCAAAACAGTTTTATTGCAGTGACAGCTTTAGCCGTTTCGTTTTAA